Proteins found in one Gemmatimonadota bacterium genomic segment:
- a CDS encoding response regulator — translation MTAPALPAGSRGVIVIDDDRDLGLLLERWIQNAGHRAFAFTDPAGAIAAIDSAPPVAVLLDLHLPGATTDQLLSRIRRQYPHAPIIALAGDDDPISARQAVALGASDFVTKPLERTKLLTTLHNALDRASLAVRVAHLEHEVTRAGENSEPDQHASLRALVREISRVIAKVESGDDRASTTAATPPSHVSLADQERATITAAIRRTGGNLSKASRVLGIGRTTLYRKMAAYELR, via the coding sequence ATGACCGCGCCCGCCCTCCCCGCCGGCTCCCGAGGCGTCATCGTCATTGACGATGACCGCGACCTCGGGCTCCTCCTCGAACGCTGGATCCAGAACGCCGGCCACCGCGCCTTTGCCTTCACCGATCCCGCCGGAGCCATTGCCGCGATCGACAGTGCGCCGCCGGTCGCCGTGCTGCTCGACCTGCATCTCCCCGGCGCCACCACCGATCAACTCCTCAGCCGCATCCGTCGGCAATATCCGCACGCGCCGATCATCGCCCTCGCCGGCGACGACGATCCCATTTCCGCGCGGCAGGCGGTGGCACTCGGCGCCTCCGACTTTGTCACCAAACCGCTCGAGCGCACCAAGCTCCTCACCACACTCCACAACGCACTCGATCGTGCCAGTCTCGCCGTGCGTGTGGCGCACCTCGAACACGAAGTGACGCGCGCGGGCGAAAATAGTGAGCCCGATCAGCACGCATCGCTCCGCGCGCTCGTGCGCGAAATCAGCCGCGTCATTGCGAAGGTGGAGTCGGGTGACGACCGCGCGTCCACAACGGCAGCAACCCCGCCGAGTCATGTCTCGCTCGCCGATCAGGAGCGCGCCACCATCACGGCCGCCATTCGGCGCACGGGCGGTAACCTGAGTAAGGCGAGCCGAGTGCTTGGGATTGGGCGGACGACGCTGTATCGCAAGATGGCGGCGTACGAACTGCGGTAA